One genomic segment of Paenibacillus xylanexedens includes these proteins:
- a CDS encoding YhgE/Pip domain-containing protein, with the protein MLQALRTLFKKPPVIVGIVTALMFQVIFSVIWMTAYSGVNDRTKELTVAIVNEDGEMSKGIADSLAGTLPFHTVSNLSAAEALDQLNHHQVHMVLDIPAGFNELLQTAGSTAEIKYTINEANPVTIKSMMQGVSQSVTNTINKQATAQGVQTVLTASGAPADQAAEAATNLTTRVEGTTTSINPVNGMNNQMVPMMMVLASYVGAMIMGMNLQTAMGMLSSTYSRLTLFGARVVINVGSALVVSLLGSSLIVALGGQIAQGFVAFWLFQALFLCTFMFFSQFFLICFGPAGSLFNIISLSLQLVSSGAMVPRELLNSFYSGIGQYLPATYAVQGILSVQLGGPGVQSAAGSIVIVLLVAVALSLVVTLLKKQRMPAMAPSPAQANN; encoded by the coding sequence ATGTTACAGGCTTTACGTACATTGTTTAAAAAACCGCCAGTGATTGTAGGGATCGTAACAGCACTTATGTTTCAAGTGATCTTTAGCGTGATCTGGATGACCGCATATTCTGGAGTAAATGACCGTACGAAAGAATTGACGGTTGCGATTGTGAATGAGGACGGCGAAATGTCCAAAGGAATTGCAGACTCGCTCGCAGGAACACTGCCTTTCCATACCGTATCCAATCTAAGCGCGGCTGAAGCGTTGGATCAGCTGAATCATCACCAAGTACACATGGTGCTGGATATCCCGGCTGGGTTTAACGAATTGCTTCAGACGGCTGGCTCAACCGCCGAGATTAAATACACCATTAATGAAGCGAACCCGGTTACGATTAAAAGCATGATGCAAGGTGTATCACAAAGTGTGACAAACACGATTAACAAACAAGCTACAGCACAAGGGGTACAGACGGTATTGACCGCTTCAGGTGCACCTGCCGATCAGGCTGCTGAAGCCGCTACAAACCTGACTACCCGAGTGGAAGGAACGACAACGTCCATCAACCCGGTTAACGGGATGAATAATCAGATGGTGCCGATGATGATGGTACTGGCTTCCTATGTAGGTGCCATGATCATGGGGATGAACCTCCAGACAGCCATGGGTATGCTGTCATCTACCTATTCCCGCTTGACTTTGTTTGGCGCGAGAGTAGTCATTAACGTGGGTTCTGCATTGGTCGTTTCCTTGCTGGGATCATCGTTGATCGTGGCACTGGGAGGACAGATTGCACAAGGATTCGTTGCATTCTGGTTGTTCCAGGCGCTCTTCCTGTGCACGTTCATGTTCTTCTCCCAGTTCTTCCTGATCTGCTTCGGACCAGCAGGAAGTCTGTTCAACATCATCTCACTGTCCTTGCAACTGGTATCTTCCGGTGCAATGGTACCGCGTGAATTGCTGAACAGCTTCTATAGCGGCATTGGGCAGTACCTGCCTGCAACATACGCCGTTCAGGGTATTCTGAGCGTGCAGTTGGGAGGCCCAGGAGTTCAGTCTGCTGCGGGCTCTATCGTGATTGTACTGTTGGTTGCCGTTGCGTTGTCACTGGTCGTGACGCTGTTGAAAAAACAACGCATGCCAGCTATGGCTCCAAGTCCTGCTCAAGCAAACAACTAA
- a CDS encoding TetR family transcriptional regulator yields the protein MTEPELDIKTRILLAAKKLFAQQGYDGTSVRQICDEAGANVSLVSYHFGGKEKVFEALFEHFFPGHMMNALAEESMSSPVEGIRRIIGEVVKFTMTDREMSDIVQLEITLRTHRTATVFRFLDPVWTRVRDLLQEGKDQGLFQVESVSYAMLQVMGVALAHKRAKNSRFGFDYQDMNTDELAEQTIEFVLRGLGVNHHE from the coding sequence ATGACGGAACCGGAGTTGGATATCAAAACGAGGATATTGCTTGCAGCCAAGAAGCTTTTTGCACAGCAAGGGTATGACGGGACGAGTGTTCGTCAAATATGTGATGAGGCAGGTGCCAATGTGTCGCTGGTGTCTTATCATTTTGGCGGCAAAGAAAAAGTGTTCGAAGCATTATTTGAGCATTTCTTCCCGGGGCATATGATGAACGCGCTGGCGGAAGAGTCGATGTCCTCGCCTGTGGAAGGTATCCGCCGAATTATTGGTGAAGTTGTGAAGTTCACGATGACGGATCGGGAGATGAGCGATATTGTGCAGCTTGAAATTACACTGCGGACACATCGTACAGCTACCGTATTTCGTTTTCTAGACCCTGTATGGACCCGAGTGAGGGACCTGCTGCAAGAAGGAAAAGACCAGGGATTGTTCCAGGTCGAGTCCGTATCTTATGCAATGCTTCAGGTTATGGGCGTGGCTTTGGCGCACAAAAGGGCCAAGAATTCACGATTTGGCTTTGATTATCAGGATATGAATACAGACGAGCTTGCTGAGCAGACAATTGAGTTCGTACTACGAGGATTGGGAGTGAACCACCATGAATGA
- the nfsA gene encoding oxygen-insensitive NADPH nitroreductase, which produces MNETIELMMKHRSVRKFKPDPVSEEQLAAIVAAGQMASSSSSVQAYTVIAVTDLEQKAKLAELAGNQAYVNECPVFLVWCADLYRLSDAAKRHLPEKESYADSTENFMVATIDAALASQNAALAAESLGFGIVYIGGLRTRIEEVAELLELPEGVYPVYGMCIGVADQETGIRPRLPLDAVLHHNRYNAEQSIKGVEQYDETTTAYMKERTNGERTTPWSELMAKRLTEPTRLQVRPFLEGKGFLKR; this is translated from the coding sequence ATGAATGAAACCATTGAGTTGATGATGAAACACCGCTCTGTACGCAAATTCAAGCCAGACCCGGTAAGTGAAGAGCAGCTTGCAGCCATCGTAGCGGCTGGACAGATGGCTTCCTCTTCAAGTAGTGTGCAAGCATATACCGTAATTGCTGTGACTGACTTAGAGCAAAAAGCCAAGCTGGCTGAATTGGCAGGCAACCAGGCCTATGTCAATGAATGTCCGGTGTTTCTTGTATGGTGTGCTGATCTGTATCGGCTGAGTGATGCTGCGAAACGTCATCTTCCTGAAAAGGAATCGTATGCCGATTCAACCGAGAATTTCATGGTAGCCACGATTGATGCTGCTCTGGCTTCCCAGAACGCCGCTCTTGCAGCGGAGTCACTAGGGTTCGGAATCGTATATATTGGCGGGCTTCGTACCCGGATTGAGGAAGTTGCTGAGCTGTTGGAATTGCCGGAAGGGGTATATCCGGTGTATGGCATGTGTATTGGCGTTGCAGATCAGGAAACGGGAATTCGCCCGCGTCTGCCACTGGATGCAGTCCTGCATCATAATCGTTATAATGCCGAGCAGAGCATCAAAGGTGTTGAGCAGTATGATGAGACAACGACGGCGTACATGAAAGAACGGACTAACGGTGAAAGAACAACTCCATGGTCCGAACTAATGGCGAAGCGCCTGACTGAGCCGACAAGGTTACAGGTGAGACCTTTCCTGGAAGGCAAAGGATTCTTGAAGCGTTAA
- a CDS encoding TatD family hydrolase produces MNTRRNSLVHSQAFAPLIDAHIHFDQYTPDEQREMLLSFPSQQVEAVIAVSMNLASARVNLELAKQHPRNIYPAFGFHPEQELPSVAELDLFFQWIEKHIGQATAIGEVGLPYYNRLEAEQAGQRFDQSGYIELLERFIQLAKKYNKPLVLHAVYEDADIVCDLLEQNQFRRAHFHWFKGSHQTVRRIADNGYFISFTPDIRYEEEIRELARQYPSEQVMAETDGPWPFEGPFQGRMTHPAMTRQVIQAWSEITGMGTERTARLFYQNTKRFYGLT; encoded by the coding sequence ATGAACACAAGGAGGAATTCCCTCGTGCATTCTCAAGCTTTTGCACCATTAATTGATGCTCATATTCACTTCGATCAGTATACCCCTGACGAACAACGAGAGATGCTGTTATCTTTCCCGTCTCAGCAGGTCGAAGCAGTCATTGCTGTGTCCATGAATCTCGCTTCTGCCCGGGTCAATCTGGAGCTTGCAAAACAACATCCACGTAACATCTATCCGGCCTTCGGTTTCCATCCGGAACAGGAACTGCCGTCCGTTGCAGAACTAGACCTGTTCTTCCAATGGATCGAGAAGCATATTGGACAAGCTACAGCAATAGGAGAAGTCGGGCTCCCCTATTACAATCGTCTGGAAGCGGAGCAGGCAGGGCAGCGCTTCGATCAGAGCGGGTACATTGAACTGCTTGAACGTTTCATCCAACTTGCCAAAAAGTACAACAAACCACTTGTCCTTCATGCGGTATACGAAGATGCGGATATCGTCTGTGATCTACTGGAGCAAAATCAGTTCCGACGCGCCCATTTCCACTGGTTCAAAGGTTCTCACCAAACCGTAAGGCGCATAGCGGACAACGGCTATTTCATCTCCTTCACGCCGGATATTCGGTATGAAGAAGAGATTCGTGAACTCGCCCGGCAATATCCATCGGAACAAGTGATGGCCGAGACCGACGGACCTTGGCCCTTCGAAGGACCATTTCAGGGACGAATGACACACCCTGCCATGACCAGACAGGTCATCCAGGCTTGGAGTGAAATCACTGGCATGGGAACCGAGCGGACCGCCCGCCTCTTTTATCAGAACACAAAGCGTTTCTATGGCTTAACTTGA
- a CDS encoding ABC transporter ATP-binding protein → MNRQQDEQVQPGRGASVMEPTHGEKVNSATPDRSANTTPAPVPPALEVVDVHASFRERRSRLPVLNGLSLTVEQGEFVAIVGPSGCGKSTLFHIIGGLLKPQEGQVLMNGQNVTGQRGKISYMPQQPALFPWRTIEDNVLLAGEVASSAPHRAEALAEARKWLSSVGLAGFEQAYPHMLSGGMQQRAAFLRALLSPQELMLLDEPFSALDALTRSDMQRWLLDIWEQNRRSVLFITHNIEEALLLADRVYVLSNRPATVLHEVHVPFDRPRREEITEESAFLERKRQIAQWMREEQQKARLS, encoded by the coding sequence ATGAATCGGCAACAGGATGAACAAGTCCAGCCTGGACGAGGAGCAAGTGTAATGGAGCCAACGCACGGTGAAAAGGTTAACTCCGCTACGCCTGATCGATCTGCCAATACGACTCCTGCTCCGGTTCCACCTGCACTGGAAGTCGTTGATGTTCATGCATCATTCCGTGAACGGCGGAGCAGGTTACCGGTTCTGAACGGCCTATCCCTGACTGTGGAGCAAGGCGAGTTTGTCGCTATCGTTGGTCCATCCGGCTGTGGCAAAAGTACCCTGTTCCATATCATCGGCGGTCTGCTGAAGCCACAGGAAGGCCAAGTGCTTATGAACGGTCAGAATGTAACGGGACAGCGTGGCAAGATTAGTTATATGCCGCAACAGCCCGCCCTTTTCCCGTGGCGTACCATTGAAGATAATGTACTACTTGCTGGTGAAGTAGCTTCAAGCGCTCCACATCGGGCCGAAGCACTTGCAGAGGCTCGAAAGTGGTTAAGCAGCGTGGGTCTTGCCGGGTTCGAGCAGGCCTATCCTCATATGCTGTCGGGCGGAATGCAGCAGCGTGCTGCATTTCTGCGTGCCCTGCTCAGTCCGCAGGAACTCATGCTTCTGGACGAACCTTTCAGCGCGCTGGATGCACTGACACGTAGCGACATGCAGCGCTGGCTGCTCGATATCTGGGAACAGAACCGCCGCTCGGTGCTGTTCATCACCCACAATATCGAAGAAGCATTGCTACTTGCAGATCGGGTCTATGTGTTATCCAACCGACCTGCAACGGTGTTGCACGAGGTACATGTTCCTTTTGACCGCCCAAGACGAGAAGAAATTACGGAGGAATCCGCTTTTCTGGAGCGTAAACGGCAGATTGCACAGTGGATGAGAGAAGAACAGCAGAAAGCCCGCCTATCTTGA
- a CDS encoding ABC transporter permease, with product MPAYFKSVWPPIVAVILFIAIWQGAVSLFHIEKWMLPAPSDIAREAATQAERLGMHASATIQLTLIGFAAGTAVGLLIAMVLHLVPFLKSALYPLLILSQNIPTIALAPLLLIWFGFGLLPKLITIILVCFFPVAVAAMDGLTRTDAAMMNYMRMAGAKRHQIFWKLELPHALPSVFSGVKIAATYSVMGAIIAEWIGADKGIGYYMMLQKSAYRTDRLFVAIMIIVALSLLLFLFIALLEKLLVRWRPQKR from the coding sequence ATGCCTGCCTATTTCAAAAGTGTATGGCCGCCCATTGTGGCGGTTATTCTCTTTATAGCGATATGGCAGGGAGCCGTCTCCCTCTTCCATATTGAGAAATGGATGCTGCCTGCACCATCCGACATCGCCCGCGAAGCGGCAACCCAGGCCGAACGACTTGGTATGCACGCTTCCGCAACCATTCAGTTAACGCTGATTGGATTCGCCGCTGGAACAGCGGTTGGATTACTGATTGCGATGGTGCTGCATTTGGTCCCTTTTCTCAAGTCAGCCCTGTATCCTTTACTTATTCTTAGTCAAAATATCCCAACCATTGCGCTCGCACCGCTCCTGTTAATCTGGTTTGGATTCGGGCTGTTGCCCAAGCTAATTACCATCATCCTCGTCTGTTTCTTCCCCGTTGCAGTGGCGGCCATGGACGGATTGACCCGTACAGATGCAGCGATGATGAACTATATGCGCATGGCTGGTGCGAAACGTCATCAGATCTTCTGGAAGCTGGAGCTTCCCCATGCGCTGCCATCCGTGTTCTCCGGTGTCAAAATCGCCGCTACCTATAGCGTGATGGGCGCCATCATCGCCGAATGGATTGGTGCAGACAAGGGTATTGGTTATTATATGATGCTGCAAAAGTCGGCTTATCGTACGGACCGCCTATTCGTGGCGATAATGATTATTGTCGCGCTCAGCTTGCTGCTCTTCCTGTTCATTGCCCTACTGGAGAAGCTTCTCGTGCGCTGGCGGCCACAGAAGCGGTAA
- a CDS encoding thiamine-binding protein: protein MASTLLSIQVIPKTPNGENSYPYVDRAIEVIQQSGLKYQVNALDTTMEGELEELLEVVRKMHEVLVEAGSPSIISQIKIAHSPTGFSMDTLTEKYR, encoded by the coding sequence ATGGCAAGCACACTACTTAGCATTCAGGTTATTCCGAAAACGCCAAATGGCGAGAACTCTTATCCTTATGTAGATCGCGCCATTGAAGTTATTCAGCAATCCGGCCTGAAATATCAGGTGAACGCGCTCGACACCACAATGGAGGGGGAACTGGAGGAACTGCTGGAAGTTGTACGTAAAATGCACGAGGTACTTGTGGAGGCTGGCAGCCCAAGCATCATCTCCCAGATCAAAATCGCCCATAGCCCTACTGGCTTCAGCATGGATACCCTGACGGAGAAGTATCGCTAA
- a CDS encoding ABC transporter substrate-binding protein → MKWRKTMGLLLLCVLMVTVAACGGKEAAPAGQNGNTNTESSNEGDTAALKDIKVVLDWTPNTNHTGLYTAVDQGFYKAEGLNVEIVQPGAGGADTMVASNEVPFGVSYQESVTQARTQGVPLVSIAAVIQHNTSGFAAPADRNIKSPKDFEGKTYGGWGSPVEEAVMQSIMEGDGADVSKVKNINMGDADFFTAVKRDIDFAWIFYAWTGIEAELRGEPIDMLYVKDYSDALDYYTPVLVTNEQTIQNDPELVKAFLKATSEGYQYAIDHPEDAANILIKAVPDLDKDLVLASQKWLSPKYTDDAPRWGEQKQEVWQNYTDWMFSKKLLDEQIDVSKAYTNEFLPQ, encoded by the coding sequence ATGAAATGGCGTAAAACGATGGGATTGTTGCTCTTATGCGTGCTTATGGTGACTGTAGCCGCATGTGGTGGCAAAGAAGCTGCCCCAGCTGGGCAGAACGGCAACACAAATACGGAAAGCAGCAACGAAGGTGACACTGCCGCCCTGAAAGATATTAAAGTGGTGCTCGACTGGACACCGAATACGAATCATACAGGCCTGTATACAGCTGTAGATCAAGGTTTTTATAAGGCCGAAGGCTTGAACGTGGAGATTGTACAACCAGGTGCCGGTGGCGCAGATACAATGGTTGCCTCGAATGAAGTGCCTTTTGGCGTAAGTTATCAGGAGAGTGTAACTCAAGCCCGCACACAGGGTGTTCCATTGGTCTCCATCGCAGCAGTTATTCAGCATAATACCTCCGGGTTCGCTGCTCCGGCGGATCGGAATATCAAGTCACCGAAAGATTTTGAAGGTAAAACCTATGGCGGTTGGGGTTCCCCAGTCGAAGAAGCCGTGATGCAATCCATTATGGAAGGCGACGGAGCAGATGTATCCAAAGTGAAAAACATTAACATGGGTGACGCTGACTTTTTCACCGCAGTGAAACGGGACATTGATTTCGCGTGGATTTTCTACGCCTGGACAGGTATTGAAGCCGAACTGCGCGGGGAACCAATCGACATGTTATATGTGAAGGATTATTCAGATGCATTGGATTACTACACGCCTGTCCTCGTAACAAACGAGCAGACGATCCAAAACGACCCTGAGTTGGTGAAAGCATTCCTGAAGGCCACTTCAGAAGGGTATCAATATGCGATTGATCATCCCGAAGACGCAGCGAACATTCTGATTAAGGCCGTACCGGATCTGGATAAAGACCTCGTACTGGCAAGCCAGAAATGGCTTAGTCCAAAGTACACAGATGACGCCCCGCGCTGGGGTGAGCAAAAACAGGAAGTGTGGCAGAACTATACCGACTGGATGTTTAGCAAAAAACTGCTGGATGAACAGATCGATGTGAGCAAAGCATATACAAACGAGTTTTTACCCCAATAA
- a CDS encoding NAD-dependent epimerase/dehydratase family protein: MNILITGAAGKIGRDLSQHLSETFHLRLTDLNIDRLHTYQGTGHEIMTLDVTDPEACQHACEGMDVVVHLAGDPSPNAGFYESLLDINIKGTFNVFRAAKDQGVRRVILASSAQTIEGYPIDAQVYPDMPTRPRNLYGVSKCFGESLASYFAYTEGLQSVAIRIGAYDDFQPDGPVLEARDMSAYISPSDLCDLMFKAITTTDLEPFTILHGISNNRFKRLNLETTQRQVGYDPKSDAFALSQISLYDSPR; the protein is encoded by the coding sequence ATGAACATTTTAATTACCGGCGCAGCCGGAAAAATTGGACGTGACTTGTCCCAACACTTGTCAGAGACATTTCACCTGCGACTAACGGATTTAAATATCGACAGACTGCATACGTATCAAGGGACCGGCCATGAGATCATGACACTGGATGTGACAGATCCTGAAGCCTGTCAGCATGCTTGCGAAGGCATGGATGTGGTTGTACATCTGGCGGGAGATCCTTCACCGAATGCCGGATTTTATGAATCGTTGTTGGACATCAATATCAAAGGTACATTTAATGTATTCCGTGCAGCCAAGGACCAAGGTGTACGAAGAGTCATTCTGGCAAGCAGTGCACAGACGATCGAGGGGTATCCCATTGATGCTCAGGTCTATCCGGACATGCCGACACGCCCACGGAATTTGTACGGGGTTAGCAAATGTTTTGGAGAATCGCTCGCTTCCTATTTTGCGTATACCGAAGGTTTACAAAGTGTTGCGATACGTATAGGTGCATATGATGATTTTCAACCGGACGGACCAGTTCTGGAGGCAAGGGATATGAGCGCGTATATTAGTCCGTCTGACTTGTGTGATTTGATGTTCAAAGCAATTACAACTACAGATCTGGAACCCTTCACCATACTGCATGGGATCTCGAATAATCGGTTTAAACGATTAAATCTGGAAACCACTCAGAGACAGGTAGGTTATGACCCCAAATCCGATGCTTTTGCACTCAGCCAGATTTCCTTATATGATTCGCCACGATAA